Proteins encoded within one genomic window of Actinoplanes octamycinicus:
- a CDS encoding TetR/AcrR family transcriptional regulator has translation MRRPGRGEQAVRNNEAILAAAREIFLSDPRAPISAVAERAGVGISALYRRYASKEELLRTLCHEGLRTFIAEAERAAQEPDGWTALATFLHGVVRADVHSLTVHLAGTFTPTDQMNHDATLASHLATSLIERARPHLRADAGPADVTLLLEMCAAVRVPDPERTRELRDRCLTVLLDGLRADGPLPGPPPSPAELNWRWLPR, from the coding sequence ATGAGGCGTCCCGGACGCGGCGAGCAGGCCGTCCGCAACAACGAGGCGATCCTGGCCGCGGCTCGCGAGATCTTCCTGTCCGACCCGCGAGCGCCGATCTCCGCGGTCGCCGAGCGTGCCGGCGTCGGCATCAGCGCGCTCTACCGGCGCTACGCGAGCAAGGAGGAGCTGCTCCGCACGCTCTGCCACGAGGGGCTGCGGACCTTCATCGCCGAGGCCGAGCGCGCCGCCCAGGAGCCGGACGGCTGGACCGCCCTGGCCACCTTCCTGCACGGCGTGGTGCGAGCCGACGTCCACTCGCTCACCGTCCACCTGGCCGGCACGTTCACCCCGACCGACCAGATGAACCACGACGCGACGCTGGCCTCCCACCTGGCCACCAGCTTGATCGAGCGGGCTCGGCCACACCTGCGCGCCGATGCCGGCCCGGCCGACGTGACCCTGCTGCTGGAGATGTGCGCGGCCGTCCGCGTCCCCGATCCGGAACGCACCCGCGAGCTCCGCGACCGCTGCCTCACCGTGCTTCTCGACGGCCTGCGCGCCGATGGTCCGCTACCCGGCCCGCCACCCAGTCCGGCCGAGCTCAACTGGCGCTGGCTTCCGAGATAG
- a CDS encoding beta-glucosidase family protein, which produces MTDIDHLLDRLSLDEKVSLLTGQDFWSLPAIPRIGLRSLVMSDGPIGVRGTGWAPEDPSVALPSPTALAASWDPDLAAEAGRLLGQEARRKGVHLLLGPTVNLHRTPLNGRHFECYSEDPLLTGEIAAGFVRGVQEHRVGTTVKHLVGNDSETDRMTVDVRIPERALRELYLAPFERVAEAGGWGVMSAYNGVNGASMAQNGRIQDEILKREWDFDGVVVSDWRAARDTVGAALGGLDIAMPAMDNPWGARLAEAVRSGSVPLEVIDDKVRRVLRLAARVGVLDTSEGDPVPASATSSASPATRTGRASSATLAPGTAPAGTQPHGTAPAGTPAGPAPLDGDAVAQRVATRSFVLTRNDGLLPLDPEISRSIAVIGALAQDARVLGGGSAQVAPPHVISPLDGIRQAFPDVSYAIGADPRPFLPAAQGPGWSPFRIDLGAYRFEVPTAAVRWLGDPPGGLAVADIGFLELTTTYTPDTGGEHVFAVSGFGAFELTVGDHKLYQGSLHPPGTGRADLLLHPREQRFTVTLPAGSPVPVTLRQSFEPGMGHSVGTTLGHRPPGPDEDGLIAEAVALAARSDVAVVVVGTTEQVESEGFDRTSLALPGRQDELVSRVAAANPRTVVVVNAGAPVLLPWADEVAAVLLTWFPGQEAGAALAAVLSGAEEPGGRLPTTWPRRAEDCPVLAVTPQDGILSYDEGIFIGYRGWTERPRYAFGSGLGYTTWSYAELVASPEAATVTLTNTGDRTGREVVQLYLSSSAPAPAERPRQWLAGFASVEAAPGETVTVRVPLPERAFQIWSDGWRTVPGRYTLTAAHALDDPRLTTDLDVP; this is translated from the coding sequence ATGACCGACATTGATCACCTCCTCGACCGGTTGTCACTGGACGAGAAGGTGTCCCTGCTGACCGGGCAGGACTTCTGGTCGCTCCCCGCCATCCCGCGGATCGGCCTGCGCTCGCTGGTCATGTCGGACGGCCCGATCGGGGTACGCGGCACCGGCTGGGCGCCGGAGGACCCGTCGGTCGCCCTGCCCAGCCCGACCGCGCTGGCCGCCTCCTGGGATCCGGACCTCGCCGCCGAGGCCGGCCGGCTGCTCGGCCAGGAGGCCCGCCGCAAGGGCGTGCACCTGCTCCTCGGCCCGACCGTGAACCTGCACCGCACCCCGCTGAACGGCCGGCACTTCGAGTGCTACTCGGAGGATCCGCTGCTCACCGGGGAGATCGCCGCCGGGTTCGTGCGCGGCGTGCAGGAGCACCGGGTCGGCACCACGGTCAAGCACCTGGTCGGCAACGACTCCGAGACCGACCGGATGACGGTGGACGTGCGGATCCCGGAGCGGGCGCTGCGCGAGCTCTACCTGGCCCCGTTCGAGCGGGTGGCGGAGGCCGGCGGGTGGGGCGTGATGAGCGCGTACAACGGGGTCAACGGCGCCTCGATGGCGCAGAACGGCCGGATCCAGGACGAGATCCTGAAGCGCGAATGGGACTTCGACGGGGTGGTCGTCTCGGACTGGCGGGCCGCCCGGGACACGGTCGGGGCGGCGCTCGGCGGGCTGGACATCGCCATGCCGGCGATGGACAACCCCTGGGGGGCGCGACTCGCGGAGGCGGTCCGGTCCGGGTCCGTGCCGCTCGAGGTGATCGACGACAAGGTACGGCGGGTGCTCCGGCTGGCAGCCCGGGTCGGCGTCCTCGACACGTCGGAGGGTGATCCGGTCCCGGCCTCCGCCACCTCCTCGGCGTCCCCGGCCACCAGGACCGGCCGCGCCTCCTCGGCCACTCTGGCTCCCGGCACCGCTCCCGCTGGCACTCAGCCTCACGGCACCGCTCCCGCTGGCACCCCGGCCGGGCCCGCCCCGCTGGACGGCGACGCCGTGGCCCAGCGGGTGGCGACGCGCTCCTTCGTCCTGACCCGGAACGACGGACTTCTGCCGCTTGATCCTGAGATCTCGCGAAGTATCGCCGTGATCGGTGCCCTCGCGCAGGACGCCCGGGTGCTCGGCGGCGGCAGCGCCCAAGTCGCCCCGCCGCACGTCATCTCCCCGCTGGACGGCATCCGCCAGGCGTTCCCGGACGTCAGCTACGCCATCGGCGCCGACCCCCGTCCGTTCCTGCCCGCCGCCCAGGGTCCGGGCTGGTCGCCGTTCCGGATCGACCTCGGGGCGTACCGGTTCGAGGTGCCGACCGCGGCGGTCCGCTGGCTCGGCGACCCGCCCGGCGGTCTCGCCGTCGCCGACATCGGCTTCCTGGAGCTGACCACCACCTACACCCCGGACACCGGCGGCGAGCACGTCTTCGCGGTCTCCGGGTTCGGCGCGTTCGAGCTGACCGTCGGCGACCACAAGCTCTACCAGGGCTCCCTGCACCCACCCGGCACCGGCCGCGCCGACCTGCTGCTGCACCCGCGCGAACAGCGGTTCACCGTCACCCTGCCGGCCGGCTCGCCGGTCCCGGTCACCCTGCGGCAGAGCTTCGAGCCGGGCATGGGCCACTCGGTCGGCACCACGCTCGGCCACCGCCCGCCCGGCCCCGACGAGGACGGCCTGATCGCCGAGGCGGTCGCGCTGGCCGCCCGATCCGACGTGGCCGTGGTCGTGGTCGGCACCACCGAGCAGGTCGAGTCGGAGGGCTTCGACCGCACCTCGCTCGCGCTGCCCGGCCGGCAGGACGAACTGGTGTCCCGGGTCGCGGCGGCCAACCCGCGGACCGTCGTGGTGGTCAACGCCGGCGCTCCGGTGCTGCTGCCGTGGGCCGACGAGGTGGCGGCGGTGCTGCTCACCTGGTTCCCCGGGCAGGAGGCCGGTGCGGCGCTCGCCGCGGTGCTGTCCGGGGCCGAGGAGCCGGGCGGGCGGCTGCCGACCACCTGGCCGCGGCGGGCCGAGGACTGCCCGGTGCTCGCGGTCACCCCCCAGGACGGGATCCTTTCGTACGACGAGGGGATCTTCATCGGCTACCGGGGCTGGACGGAGCGGCCGCGCTACGCGTTCGGGTCCGGGCTGGGCTATACGACCTGGTCGTACGCCGAACTGGTCGCCTCTCCGGAAGCGGCCACGGTGACCCTGACCAACACCGGCGACCGGACCGGCCGGGAGGTCGTGCAGCTCTACCTGTCGTCGTCCGCGCCCGCCCCGGCCGAACGCCCACGGCAGTGGCTGGCCGGCTTCGCCTCGGTGGAGGCCGCCCCGGGCGAGACGGTCACGGTCCGCGTCCCGCTGCCGGAGCGCGCCTTCCAGATCTGGTCCGACGGCTGGCGGACCGTTCCGGGCCGCTACACGCTGACCGCCGCCCACGCCCTCGACGACCCCCGCCTGACCACCGACCTCGACGTCCCGTAG
- a CDS encoding 16S rRNA (uracil(1498)-N(3))-methyltransferase: protein MSAPLFLVKSLPVGSSFTLDGPEGHHAATVQRLRVGEALILADGRGGTASAEVVAVGRGSVDVAVRERAQAPAADPRLVVVQGIAKGDRGELAVQAMTETGVDEIVPWAASRSVAQWRGDRGVKARDKWAATAREAAKQARRAWLPTVAGDPDCSTKQVAARLADAAAAFVLHEEATERLTAAALPAAGEIVLVVGPEGGISDAEVDTFRAAGAIPVRLGDAVLRTSTAGVAALAVLATRLGRW, encoded by the coding sequence GTGTCAGCGCCGCTGTTTCTGGTTAAGAGCCTGCCCGTGGGGTCGTCGTTCACGCTCGACGGGCCGGAGGGGCATCATGCCGCGACGGTGCAGCGGCTCCGGGTCGGTGAGGCGCTGATCCTCGCGGACGGTCGCGGCGGGACGGCGTCCGCCGAGGTCGTCGCGGTGGGCCGGGGCAGCGTCGACGTCGCGGTCCGGGAGCGGGCCCAGGCGCCGGCGGCCGATCCCCGGCTGGTCGTGGTGCAGGGCATCGCCAAGGGGGACCGGGGCGAGCTGGCGGTCCAGGCGATGACCGAGACCGGCGTCGACGAGATCGTGCCGTGGGCGGCCTCCCGGTCGGTGGCCCAGTGGCGTGGCGACCGCGGCGTCAAGGCCCGCGACAAGTGGGCGGCGACCGCCCGCGAGGCCGCCAAGCAGGCCCGCCGCGCCTGGCTGCCGACGGTGGCCGGCGACCCGGACTGCTCCACCAAGCAGGTCGCCGCCCGGCTCGCCGACGCGGCCGCCGCCTTCGTGCTGCACGAGGAGGCCACCGAGCGGCTGACCGCCGCGGCACTGCCCGCCGCCGGCGAGATCGTCCTGGTGGTCGGCCCGGAGGGCGGCATCAGCGACGCCGAGGTGGACACCTTCCGGGCGGCCGGCGCGATCCCGGTCCGCCTGGGCGACGCGGTCCTGCGGACCTCGACCGCGGGCGTCGCCGCGCTCGCCGTCCTCGCCACCCGCCTCGGCCGCTGGTGA
- a CDS encoding PadR family transcriptional regulator, translated as MLALAILGFLHDEPLHGYQLKERIKALTGHVRAVSDGALYPAINRLEAAGLLERRTEPGTSAAPRQMLSLTEAGRAELLRRLRTPSEVEITDRNRYFTVLAFLRHLPDRAAQAEVLRRRLAFLTAPATFFTRGGERLRSTDVDDPFRQGMFEIARATSQAERAWLEKTLRSLLDDA; from the coding sequence ATGCTGGCGCTCGCGATCCTCGGTTTCCTGCACGACGAGCCGCTGCACGGCTACCAGCTGAAGGAGCGGATCAAGGCGCTGACCGGCCACGTCCGCGCGGTCAGCGACGGCGCGCTCTACCCGGCGATCAACCGGCTGGAGGCGGCCGGCCTGCTGGAGCGCCGCACCGAGCCGGGCACGTCGGCCGCGCCCCGGCAGATGCTGTCGCTCACCGAGGCGGGCCGCGCCGAGCTGCTCCGCCGGCTCCGCACCCCGTCCGAGGTGGAGATCACCGACCGGAACAGGTACTTCACCGTCCTGGCGTTCCTGCGCCATCTGCCTGATCGGGCGGCCCAGGCCGAGGTGCTGCGCCGCCGGCTGGCCTTCCTGACGGCCCCGGCCACGTTCTTCACCCGGGGCGGCGAGCGCCTGAGGTCCACCGACGTGGACGATCCGTTCCGTCAGGGCATGTTCGAGATCGCCCGCGCGACGTCACAGGCCGAGCGAGCCTGGCTGGAGAAAACCCTGCGATCCCTGCTCGACGACGCCTGA
- a CDS encoding epoxide hydrolase family protein translates to MATISPFRIDVPQADLDDLHDRLARARWTPEIPGQGWARGVPVDYLRGLADYWAGEFDWRAAEARLNELPQFTTEVDGQTLHFAHVRSADPAAVPLLISHDWPASFALYLPVVEALRAHFHLVLVSNPGVGFSGPLTSPGWSTARSAAALNEIMDRLGYQRYGVQGTGGGAWIAVEMGRQAPDRVIGVHVNGHITVPSGDPAEFDGLTEAEQERLRRLQEFRDDRMGFAAIQSTRPQTLAFGLHDSPIGQLAWIVEKFQEWTDPAAALPEDAVGRDLLLTNVSLYWFTGTAGSSANTYWESAHDPSAWAPKERSTVPLGVALGVTDITVRRFAEREAPVTHWTELPAGGNFLPAEQPKLFADDVTAFFHPAP, encoded by the coding sequence ATGGCCACGATCAGTCCCTTCCGCATCGACGTGCCCCAGGCCGACCTGGACGACCTGCACGACCGTCTGGCCCGCGCCCGCTGGACGCCGGAGATCCCCGGTCAGGGCTGGGCCCGCGGGGTCCCGGTCGACTATCTGCGCGGCCTCGCTGACTACTGGGCCGGCGAGTTCGACTGGCGGGCCGCCGAGGCCCGGCTCAACGAGTTGCCCCAGTTCACCACCGAGGTGGACGGGCAGACCCTGCACTTCGCGCACGTCCGCTCCGCCGACCCGGCCGCCGTCCCGCTGCTGATCAGCCACGACTGGCCGGCCTCGTTCGCGCTCTACCTGCCGGTGGTCGAGGCGCTCCGGGCGCACTTCCACCTGGTCCTGGTCAGCAACCCGGGCGTCGGCTTCTCCGGCCCGCTCACCAGCCCGGGCTGGAGCACCGCCCGGAGCGCCGCCGCGCTGAACGAGATCATGGACCGGCTCGGCTATCAGCGCTACGGCGTGCAGGGCACCGGCGGCGGCGCCTGGATCGCCGTCGAGATGGGCCGCCAGGCACCGGACCGGGTGATCGGCGTGCACGTCAACGGGCACATCACCGTCCCGTCCGGCGACCCGGCCGAGTTCGACGGGCTGACCGAGGCCGAGCAGGAGCGGCTGCGTCGCCTGCAGGAGTTCCGCGACGACCGGATGGGCTTCGCCGCGATCCAGTCGACCCGCCCGCAGACGCTGGCGTTCGGGCTGCACGACTCGCCGATCGGCCAGCTCGCCTGGATCGTCGAGAAATTCCAGGAGTGGACCGACCCGGCCGCCGCGCTGCCCGAGGACGCCGTCGGCCGGGACCTGCTGCTCACCAACGTCAGTCTGTACTGGTTCACCGGCACCGCCGGCTCCTCGGCGAACACCTACTGGGAATCCGCGCACGACCCCTCGGCCTGGGCGCCGAAGGAGCGCTCCACGGTCCCGCTCGGCGTCGCCCTGGGCGTCACCGACATCACCGTCCGGCGCTTCGCCGAGCGGGAGGCCCCGGTGACCCACTGGACCGAACTGCCCGCCGGCGGCAACTTCCTGCCGGCCGAGCAGCCCAAGCTCTTCGCCGACGACGTCACCGCCTTCTTCCACCCCGCCCCCTGA
- a CDS encoding serine hydrolase domain-containing protein yields MTVPHARYQRAVRKAQADGRIPALSVALVRADREPWVLTVGESGNPAHPLGPGSRFRIGSVTKSFTAVLVMQARDDGLLDLDEPVSRYLDVPAHGDATIRRLLSHTAGYQREPYGDVWDTLITPDAGRMLAELDRAERVLPNARRFHYSNLGLAVLGQLVAKLRGGTWAEILTERILVPLGLRDTTVERPAEAVVGYLVDAYSDAARPEPAFDLGGVAPAAQLWSTAADMARWAAFLVDPVRSVLDPATAEEMRWPVTTTDESLWAAGFGLGLILCPEGRRVMHVGHDGAMPGFLAGVYGRRGGEGNPGGLGCAVLGSSGTAGQVNELVHELLRLAVETDPAEIRPWRPAAPAPQPYRSALGRWWSEGSEFVFGWYDGQLQARAAEAPADRPPAVFRPLPDQADVLRTTSGREAGELLRLTRDESGAVVRMHWATYRFTRGQETFDGGLASDGR; encoded by the coding sequence GTGACCGTGCCGCACGCCCGCTACCAGCGCGCCGTCCGCAAGGCCCAGGCCGACGGGCGGATCCCGGCGCTCAGCGTGGCCCTGGTCCGCGCCGACCGGGAGCCGTGGGTCCTCACCGTCGGCGAGTCCGGCAACCCGGCGCACCCGCTCGGGCCGGGCAGCCGGTTCCGGATCGGCTCGGTCACCAAGTCGTTCACCGCGGTGCTGGTCATGCAGGCCCGCGACGACGGGCTGCTGGACCTGGACGAGCCGGTCTCCCGCTATCTCGACGTCCCGGCGCACGGCGACGCCACGATCCGCCGGCTGCTCTCGCACACCGCGGGTTACCAGCGCGAGCCGTACGGCGACGTGTGGGACACGCTGATCACCCCGGACGCCGGCCGGATGCTCGCCGAGCTGGACCGGGCCGAGCGGGTGCTGCCGAACGCGCGGCGCTTCCACTACTCCAACCTGGGCCTGGCCGTTCTCGGTCAGCTGGTCGCCAAGCTGCGCGGCGGCACCTGGGCCGAGATCCTCACCGAGCGGATCCTCGTCCCGCTCGGGCTGCGCGACACCACGGTCGAGCGCCCGGCTGAGGCGGTGGTCGGCTACCTGGTCGACGCGTACTCCGACGCGGCCCGCCCGGAGCCGGCCTTCGACCTGGGCGGCGTCGCGCCGGCCGCGCAGCTGTGGAGCACCGCCGCGGACATGGCCCGCTGGGCCGCCTTCCTGGTCGACCCGGTCCGCAGCGTGCTGGACCCGGCCACTGCCGAGGAGATGCGCTGGCCGGTGACCACCACCGACGAGTCGCTCTGGGCGGCCGGCTTCGGGCTCGGGCTGATCCTCTGCCCGGAGGGCCGGCGGGTGATGCACGTCGGGCACGACGGCGCCATGCCCGGCTTCCTGGCCGGCGTCTACGGCCGGCGCGGCGGCGAGGGCAACCCGGGCGGGCTGGGCTGCGCGGTGCTCGGCTCGTCGGGCACCGCCGGGCAGGTCAACGAGCTGGTCCACGAGCTGCTGCGGCTCGCGGTGGAGACCGATCCGGCGGAGATCCGGCCGTGGCGGCCGGCCGCTCCGGCACCGCAGCCGTACCGGTCGGCGCTGGGCCGCTGGTGGAGCGAGGGCTCCGAGTTCGTCTTCGGCTGGTACGACGGGCAGCTGCAGGCACGCGCGGCGGAGGCGCCCGCGGACCGGCCGCCGGCGGTCTTCCGGCCGCTGCCGGACCAGGCCGACGTCCTGCGCACGACCTCCGGCCGGGAGGCCGGCGAGCTGCTCCGGCTGACCCGGGACGAGTCCGGCGCCGTGGTCCGGATGCACTGGGCGACCTACCGCTTCACCCGGGGGCAGGAGACCTTCGACGGCGGGCTGGCCTCCGACGGCCGCTGA
- a CDS encoding IS110 family transposase: MWFCRDDGKVNGYMGQLIIGVDPHKRSATIEIINEREQVLARGRYGTDTGGYQQMLAAGRRHAGRVWAVEGCNGIGRHLAQRLVADGETVLDVPAKLAAKARNFDTGHGRKTDGHDAHHIAVTALRTPGLRRVHADGATVALRLLADRRDQLGATRTETINRLHQLLLELIPGGAKKNLTTDQARTLLERVSVPAGDIVTATRYQLAGDLADELTTLDTKIKAANRQLKTVLAATGTQLTSLNGIGPSGAARLLGDIGDISRFPTRGHFATWNGTAPIDVSSGDNHHHRLNRAGNRRINRVLHIMAITQLRFDTPGRAYYQRKRAEGKTAMEAMRALKRRLSDTVYRQMIKDDHTAQQTATGPGGHTGATLNSSAADPNPKIDTSEKSQPGPANHHPKTPLTPTP; encoded by the coding sequence GTGTGGTTCTGCCGCGACGACGGGAAGGTCAACGGGTACATGGGTCAGCTGATCATTGGAGTCGATCCGCACAAGCGGTCCGCGACGATCGAGATCATCAACGAGCGTGAACAGGTGCTGGCCCGTGGCAGGTACGGCACCGACACCGGTGGCTACCAGCAGATGCTCGCCGCCGGCCGCCGTCACGCCGGCCGGGTGTGGGCGGTCGAGGGCTGTAACGGCATCGGCCGGCACCTGGCCCAGCGGCTGGTCGCCGACGGCGAAACCGTGCTGGACGTCCCGGCGAAACTCGCCGCGAAAGCCCGCAACTTTGACACCGGGCACGGCCGTAAAACCGACGGTCACGACGCGCACCACATCGCGGTGACCGCCCTGCGCACCCCGGGCCTGCGCCGCGTTCACGCCGACGGCGCCACCGTCGCGCTGCGGCTGCTGGCCGACCGCCGCGACCAGCTCGGCGCCACCCGCACCGAGACCATCAACCGGCTGCACCAGCTACTGCTCGAACTGATCCCCGGCGGCGCGAAGAAGAACCTGACCACCGACCAGGCCCGCACCCTGCTCGAACGCGTCAGCGTCCCGGCCGGCGACATCGTCACCGCCACCCGCTATCAGCTGGCCGGCGACCTGGCCGACGAGCTCACCACCCTGGACACCAAGATCAAAGCAGCCAACCGGCAGCTGAAGACCGTGCTGGCCGCCACCGGCACCCAGCTGACCAGCCTCAACGGCATCGGCCCCTCCGGCGCCGCCCGCCTGCTCGGCGACATCGGCGACATCAGCCGCTTCCCGACCCGCGGGCACTTCGCCACCTGGAACGGCACCGCCCCCATCGACGTGTCCTCCGGCGACAACCATCATCACCGGCTCAACCGGGCCGGGAACCGGCGCATCAACCGGGTCCTGCACATCATGGCCATCACCCAGCTCCGCTTCGACACCCCCGGCCGCGCCTACTACCAGCGCAAACGCGCCGAAGGCAAAACCGCGATGGAAGCCATGCGAGCGTTGAAACGACGCCTGTCCGACACCGTCTACCGCCAAATGATCAAAGACGACCACACGGCACAACAGACAGCGACGGGTCCGGGAGGACACACGGGGGCGACTCTGAACTCCAGCGCGGCCGACCCAAACCCCAAGATCGACACTTCGGAAAAGTCACAACCCGGACCCGCCAACCACCACCCTAAAACACCCCTCACACCAACCCCTTGA
- a CDS encoding MATE family efflux transporter, translated as MNHRTPLLRLAVPNYVALLSGVLTGIVDVAWVARLGPAPVAAVAVATGVENALLGIVLLINGGVTVRLAAALGAGDQPAARSVIRAGWWLYALITPVVVGAGLALRHPVAAAFLDDPAAIRLAAGYLAVLFPGVAIFYAQQVVDAIFAGRGDTRTPMRLALTANALILVLDPLLIYGPGPLPALGVTGAALATALGRTVALVIGLLRQRHPGAGGAANNHAVGAVLRTGAPIAGDFLVRMSGALALLAFVGRSGVAAVAAYGIGLKVLYFATMAFYAIRNAATIHTPRTLATHPRQRRAIGRQVLALALLTGAGASALFALLAALIMRAFTADREVAGIGVLFLRCVGGYLVPIAAVIALAGFLMAAGQGPRLFAVTVLGTGGQTALAWWLPVRFGLPGVWLAMSLAALLQLVLVLWLAGLRLLPRRHPQREVVHRRPAATHDFSPH; from the coding sequence ATGAACCATCGGACCCCGCTGCTGCGCCTGGCCGTGCCGAACTATGTGGCGCTGCTCTCCGGCGTGCTGACCGGCATCGTCGACGTCGCCTGGGTGGCCCGGCTCGGCCCGGCCCCGGTCGCCGCGGTCGCGGTCGCCACCGGCGTGGAGAACGCGCTGCTCGGCATCGTCCTGCTGATCAACGGCGGGGTGACGGTGCGGCTCGCGGCCGCCCTGGGCGCCGGCGACCAGCCCGCCGCCCGGTCCGTCATCCGTGCCGGCTGGTGGCTGTACGCGCTGATCACCCCGGTCGTGGTGGGCGCCGGGCTGGCTCTGCGGCACCCGGTCGCCGCGGCGTTCCTCGACGACCCGGCGGCGATCCGGCTCGCCGCCGGCTACCTCGCGGTGCTCTTCCCGGGCGTGGCGATCTTCTATGCCCAGCAGGTCGTCGACGCGATCTTCGCGGGCCGGGGCGACACCCGCACCCCGATGCGCCTGGCGCTGACCGCGAACGCCCTGATCCTGGTCCTCGACCCGCTGCTGATCTACGGACCCGGGCCGCTCCCCGCCCTCGGCGTCACCGGCGCCGCCCTGGCCACCGCGCTCGGACGTACCGTCGCCCTGGTCATCGGCCTGCTCCGGCAACGCCACCCCGGCGCGGGCGGCGCCGCGAACAACCATGCGGTGGGCGCGGTCCTGCGCACCGGCGCGCCGATCGCCGGAGACTTCCTGGTACGGATGAGCGGCGCCCTGGCCCTGCTGGCCTTCGTCGGCCGGTCCGGCGTCGCCGCCGTCGCCGCCTACGGCATCGGCCTGAAAGTCCTGTACTTCGCCACCATGGCGTTCTACGCCATCCGGAACGCCGCGACCATCCACACGCCGCGCACCCTGGCCACCCACCCGCGGCAGCGCCGCGCCATCGGCCGCCAGGTCCTCGCCCTGGCCCTGCTCACCGGCGCCGGTGCGAGCGCCCTCTTCGCCCTGCTCGCGGCGCTGATCATGCGAGCCTTCACGGCCGACCGGGAGGTGGCCGGGATCGGCGTGCTCTTCCTGCGCTGCGTCGGCGGCTACCTGGTGCCGATCGCCGCGGTCATCGCCCTGGCCGGCTTCCTGATGGCGGCCGGACAGGGGCCCCGGCTGTTCGCGGTCACGGTCCTCGGCACGGGCGGCCAGACGGCGCTGGCGTGGTGGCTGCCGGTTCGCTTCGGCCTGCCCGGCGTCTGGCTGGCGATGAGCTTGGCCGCGCTGCTCCAGTTGGTGCTGGTCCTGTGGCTGGCCGGGCTGCGGTTGCTGCCTCGCCGTCATCCACAGCGCGAGGTTGTCCACAGGCGCCCCGCCGCCACCCACGACTTTTCGCCACACTGA
- a CDS encoding HIT domain-containing protein: protein MDNSCLFCRIVAGEIPATVVHRTETTVAFRDIDPKAPTHVLVIPVEHHADVVALATANPAAAADVLAAAAAVAEAEGLTGDGFRVIFNTGRHGGQEVFHVHAHVVGGAPLGPMLAGR from the coding sequence GTGGACAACTCCTGCCTGTTCTGCCGCATCGTCGCCGGCGAGATCCCGGCGACCGTGGTGCACCGCACCGAGACCACCGTGGCCTTCCGGGACATCGATCCCAAGGCGCCGACCCACGTGCTGGTGATCCCGGTCGAGCATCACGCCGACGTGGTCGCCCTGGCCACCGCGAACCCGGCGGCCGCCGCCGACGTGCTGGCCGCCGCGGCCGCCGTGGCCGAGGCCGAGGGCCTGACCGGGGACGGCTTCCGGGTCATCTTCAACACCGGGCGGCACGGCGGCCAGGAGGTCTTCCACGTGCACGCGCACGTCGTCGGCGGCGCGCCGCTCGGCCCGATGCTCGCCGGCCGGTGA